One segment of Yersinia kristensenii DNA contains the following:
- the hemF gene encoding oxygen-dependent coproporphyrinogen oxidase: MNLPDIDQIKTYLLDLQDNICAALAQADGKAEFTEENWVREEGGGGRSRVLVKGAVFEQAGVNFSHVSGAALPASATAHRPELAGRSFQALGVSLVIHPNSPYLPTSHANVRFFIAEKPGENPVWWFGGGFDLTPFYGFEEDAIHWHQTAYNLCHPFGEQIYPRYKKWCDDYFYIKHRNEARGIGGLFFDDLNSPDFATCFNFTQAVGNGFLDAYMPIVARRRALSWGEREREFQLYRRGRYVEFNLVWDRGTLFGLQTGGRTESILMSLPPLVRWEYNYQPTADSAEAALYRDFLPVKDWLATGEHH; this comes from the coding sequence ATGAATTTACCCGATATAGACCAAATCAAAACTTACCTGCTCGATTTGCAGGATAATATCTGTGCAGCACTGGCCCAAGCTGATGGCAAAGCCGAATTCACAGAGGAAAATTGGGTTCGTGAGGAAGGCGGCGGTGGCCGCAGTCGGGTATTGGTCAAAGGGGCGGTCTTCGAGCAAGCTGGCGTTAACTTTTCGCATGTTTCAGGCGCGGCATTACCCGCATCCGCCACAGCACATCGCCCTGAACTAGCAGGTCGCAGTTTTCAGGCGCTGGGCGTGTCACTGGTGATTCATCCGAACAGCCCTTATCTGCCTACCAGCCATGCTAATGTGCGTTTTTTTATTGCTGAAAAACCCGGCGAAAATCCAGTGTGGTGGTTTGGCGGCGGCTTTGATTTAACCCCCTTCTATGGATTTGAAGAAGATGCGATTCACTGGCATCAAACCGCTTATAATCTGTGTCACCCCTTTGGTGAGCAAATCTATCCGCGCTATAAAAAATGGTGCGATGATTATTTTTATATTAAGCACCGCAATGAAGCCCGTGGTATTGGCGGCCTATTCTTCGACGATTTAAACAGCCCCGATTTTGCTACCTGTTTCAATTTTACTCAGGCGGTCGGCAATGGTTTTCTTGATGCCTATATGCCGATTGTTGCACGGCGCAGAGCACTGAGTTGGGGTGAGCGCGAGCGCGAATTTCAGCTGTATCGCCGCGGCCGTTATGTTGAATTTAATCTGGTCTGGGATCGCGGCACATTATTCGGTTTGCAAACCGGCGGCCGCACAGAATCTATTTTAATGTCCCTGCCGCCACTGGTGCGCTGGGAGTATAATTATCAACCGACAGCCGATAGCGCCGAAGCGGCACTGTACCGCGATTTTCTACCCGTCAAAGATTGGCTGGCCACAGGAGAACATCACTGA
- the napA gene encoding nitrate reductase catalytic subunit NapA: MKLSRRDFMKANAAVAAACAAGLTIPTVAKAAVGETTNAIKWDKAPCRFCGTGCGVLVGTQNGRIVASQGDPDSPVNRGLNCIKGYFLPKIMYGKDRLTQPLLRMKDGQYDKEGEFTPVSWEKAFDIMELKFKNALKEKGPTAVGMFGSGQWTVWEGYAASKLLKAGFRSNNLDPNARHCMASSVVGFMRTFGMDEPMGCFDDIEEADAFVLWGSNMAEMHPILWSRMTSRRLTDDNVRIAVLSTFEHRSFELADNPMVFTPQTDLAIMNYIANYIIQNNAVDQGFLDRHVNFRRGATDIGYGLRPTHPLEKAAKNPGSDASEPMSFDDFKAFVAEYTLEKTAKMSGVPEDQLESLAQLYADPKVKLVSYWTMGFNQHTRGVWANNMCYNLHLLTGKISKPGSGPFSLTGQPSACGTAREVGTFSHRLPADMVVTNEKHRQIAETKWQLPPGTIPEKVGLHAVAQDRALKDGTLNAYWVMCNNNMQAGPNINEDRMPGWRDPRNFIVVSDPYPTISALAADLILPTAMWVEKEGAYGNAERRTQFWRQQVPAPGEAKSDLWQMVEFAKRFKVEEVWPAELIDKKPEYRGKTLYDVLFANNVVNKYPLSEIPADQLNDEARDFGFYLQKGLFEEYADFGRGHGHDLAPFDRYHQERGLRWPVVNGKETLWRYREGFDPFVPKGEDVRFYGKPDGKAVIFALPYEPAAESPDQEYDLWLSTGRVLEHWHTGSMTRRVPELHRAFPEAVLFIHPLDAKARDLRRGDKVKVISRRGEVISLVETRGRNRPPQGLVYMPFFDAAQLVNNLTLDATDPLSKETDFKKCAVKLARIVA, from the coding sequence GCCAATGCCGCAGTTGCTGCGGCGTGCGCTGCCGGATTGACCATACCTACTGTCGCCAAAGCCGCTGTGGGTGAGACAACAAATGCAATAAAATGGGATAAAGCGCCTTGCCGATTCTGTGGTACTGGCTGTGGTGTCCTGGTCGGTACGCAAAATGGCCGAATCGTGGCATCGCAAGGTGACCCTGATTCACCGGTCAACCGGGGGTTGAACTGCATAAAAGGCTATTTCCTGCCTAAAATCATGTACGGCAAAGACCGCCTGACCCAGCCGCTGCTGCGCATGAAAGACGGCCAATATGATAAAGAGGGCGAATTCACCCCGGTAAGCTGGGAAAAAGCCTTTGATATCATGGAGCTGAAATTCAAAAATGCACTAAAAGAAAAAGGCCCGACCGCGGTAGGCATGTTCGGCTCCGGCCAGTGGACGGTGTGGGAGGGCTATGCGGCATCCAAACTACTGAAAGCCGGTTTCCGCTCTAATAACCTTGATCCCAATGCACGCCACTGTATGGCTTCTTCCGTGGTGGGCTTTATGCGCACCTTTGGTATGGATGAGCCGATGGGATGTTTTGACGATATTGAAGAAGCCGATGCCTTTGTGCTCTGGGGCTCCAATATGGCGGAAATGCACCCTATCTTATGGTCGCGCATGACCAGCCGCCGCCTGACTGATGACAATGTTAGAATCGCTGTGCTGTCTACTTTTGAACATCGCAGCTTTGAACTGGCCGATAACCCGATGGTCTTTACCCCTCAGACCGATTTGGCGATTATGAATTATATCGCCAATTACATTATTCAAAATAATGCGGTTGATCAGGGCTTCTTGGATCGCCATGTGAATTTCCGCCGGGGTGCAACAGACATCGGCTATGGTTTACGGCCAACACATCCACTGGAAAAAGCGGCTAAAAACCCCGGTAGCGATGCCTCTGAGCCAATGAGCTTTGATGATTTTAAAGCGTTTGTGGCCGAGTACACACTGGAAAAAACCGCCAAAATGAGTGGCGTACCGGAAGACCAATTGGAGTCACTGGCGCAATTATATGCTGATCCCAAAGTGAAACTGGTGTCCTACTGGACCATGGGCTTTAACCAGCACACCCGTGGCGTTTGGGCCAATAATATGTGCTACAACCTGCACCTGTTAACCGGCAAAATTTCTAAGCCGGGTTCTGGGCCTTTCTCTCTGACCGGTCAACCTTCCGCTTGCGGTACTGCCCGTGAAGTGGGGACTTTCTCCCATCGCCTGCCCGCCGACATGGTGGTCACCAATGAAAAACATCGCCAAATTGCCGAAACCAAATGGCAGTTACCGCCGGGCACTATTCCGGAAAAAGTCGGTTTACATGCTGTCGCACAAGACCGCGCGCTAAAAGATGGCACTCTCAATGCCTACTGGGTGATGTGTAATAACAACATGCAGGCCGGGCCAAATATCAATGAAGACCGTATGCCGGGTTGGCGTGATCCGCGTAACTTTATTGTGGTTTCAGACCCTTATCCCACCATCAGCGCACTGGCTGCGGATCTTATCTTGCCAACCGCCATGTGGGTCGAAAAAGAGGGCGCTTACGGTAATGCCGAGCGCCGTACCCAGTTCTGGCGGCAACAAGTACCCGCACCGGGTGAGGCAAAATCTGACTTATGGCAGATGGTTGAGTTTGCCAAGCGCTTCAAAGTTGAAGAAGTGTGGCCAGCCGAGCTGATTGACAAGAAACCGGAATATCGCGGCAAAACACTGTATGACGTGCTGTTCGCCAACAATGTGGTGAATAAATATCCGCTGAGTGAAATCCCGGCCGACCAATTGAATGATGAAGCGCGCGACTTTGGTTTCTACCTGCAAAAAGGGTTGTTTGAAGAATATGCCGATTTTGGTCGTGGGCATGGTCATGATTTAGCGCCATTTGACCGCTACCATCAAGAACGCGGTCTGCGCTGGCCGGTGGTGAATGGTAAAGAAACGCTGTGGCGTTATCGTGAAGGTTTTGACCCCTTTGTACCGAAAGGTGAGGACGTCCGTTTTTATGGCAAACCGGATGGTAAAGCCGTGATCTTCGCACTGCCTTATGAACCCGCCGCCGAAAGTCCGGATCAGGAATATGACCTGTGGCTCTCCACTGGCCGCGTGTTGGAGCATTGGCATACTGGTTCCATGACGCGCCGTGTGCCTGAGTTACATCGTGCTTTCCCAGAAGCCGTACTATTTATTCACCCATTGGATGCTAAAGCCCGTGATTTGCGGCGCGGTGACAAAGTGAAAGTGATTTCACGCCGTGGCGAAGTTATTTCGCTGGTCGAAACCCGTGGCCGTAACCGCCCGCCACAAGGGCTGGTGTATATGCCGTTCTTTGATGCTGCCCAGTTGGTCAATAACCTGACGCTGGATGCTACCGACCCGTTATCCAAAGAAACTGACTTCAAAAAATGTGCAGTGAAATTGGCTCGGATTGTCGCGTAG
- the nudK gene encoding GDP-mannose pyrophosphatase NudK, whose amino-acid sequence MSVKIENIQTELLSKNWFKLHKYTFDLITDNGTPVQQTREVYDRGNGATILLYNRANGTVVLTNQFRMPTYVNGNADGMLLEACAGLLDNDSPEECIRREAVEETGYQVDQVQKLFEAYMSPGGVTEIVHFFAAEYHPDQKVTDDVGVEDEVIEVVELPFTEAIAMLADGRIKDGKTIMLLQYAQIHGLLN is encoded by the coding sequence ATGTCAGTCAAAATTGAAAATATCCAAACAGAGCTGTTATCAAAAAACTGGTTCAAACTACATAAATATACCTTTGATTTAATAACTGATAATGGAACCCCGGTACAACAAACCCGTGAAGTGTATGACCGGGGGAATGGCGCGACTATTCTGTTATATAACCGCGCCAATGGCACTGTGGTGCTGACTAACCAATTTCGCATGCCAACCTATGTAAACGGTAATGCTGATGGCATGTTGCTGGAAGCCTGTGCCGGTTTACTGGATAACGACTCTCCCGAAGAATGTATCCGCCGTGAAGCGGTCGAAGAGACCGGTTATCAGGTTGATCAAGTACAAAAACTGTTTGAGGCTTATATGTCGCCGGGCGGAGTAACTGAAATTGTTCATTTCTTTGCCGCGGAATATCATCCGGATCAGAAAGTCACCGATGACGTCGGCGTGGAAGACGAAGTCATTGAAGTGGTGGAATTACCATTTACTGAAGCTATTGCCATGCTGGCCGATGGCCGAATTAAAGACGGCAAAACCATCATGCTGTTGCAATATGCGCAAATCCACGGCTTATTAAATTAA
- a CDS encoding GNAT family acetyltransferase, which translates to MEIRVFQQGDFEEVILLWEHCDLLRPWNDPEMDIERKLNHDPELFLVAEVSGAIVGSVMGGYDGHRGSAYYLGVHPDFRGRGFANALISRLEKKLIARGCPKLNIMVREDNDAVIGMYEKLDYETQDSIMLGKRLIVDQEY; encoded by the coding sequence ATGGAAATCCGCGTATTTCAGCAAGGTGATTTTGAAGAAGTGATTCTGCTGTGGGAGCATTGCGACTTGTTGCGCCCCTGGAACGATCCGGAAATGGATATTGAACGCAAGCTGAATCATGACCCCGAATTATTTCTGGTAGCGGAAGTCAGCGGCGCGATTGTGGGTTCGGTGATGGGCGGTTATGACGGCCACCGAGGCTCCGCTTATTATCTGGGCGTTCACCCTGATTTTCGTGGGCGAGGCTTTGCCAATGCGCTGATCAGCCGGTTAGAAAAGAAATTAATTGCCCGTGGCTGCCCAAAGCTCAATATCATGGTGCGAGAAGATAATGATGCAGTGATTGGCATGTATGAAAAGCTGGATTACGAAACCCAAGACAGCATCATGTTGGGCAAACGGCTGATTGTTGATCAGGAATATTAA
- the napB gene encoding nitrate reductase cytochrome c-type subunit, whose protein sequence is MNNTMFHAFSRRVISVISLLAVLVVAGAVNAASNVEMDLSQSPEVSGTAEGSVKMPKQQQRMALNYVNQPPMVPHSVDGYQISKNTNRCLQCHGVEHYRTTGAPRVSPTHFIDRDGKVSSEVSPRRYFCLQCHVPQTDAAPIVGNSFQPAPGFGQ, encoded by the coding sequence ATGAATAACACGATGTTTCATGCATTCAGCCGCCGGGTAATATCTGTGATATCGCTACTGGCGGTGTTGGTCGTGGCCGGTGCCGTTAATGCTGCCAGCAATGTTGAGATGGATTTAAGCCAATCACCGGAGGTCTCTGGTACGGCGGAGGGGTCGGTGAAAATGCCCAAACAGCAACAGCGGATGGCACTGAACTACGTTAACCAGCCGCCGATGGTGCCACACAGTGTCGATGGCTATCAGATCAGCAAAAACACCAACCGCTGTCTGCAATGTCACGGCGTTGAACATTATCGGACGACGGGCGCACCGCGTGTTAGCCCGACCCACTTTATTGACCGTGATGGCAAGGTATCAAGTGAAGTCTCGCCACGCCGCTACTTCTGTTTGCAATGCCATGTGCCACAAACTGATGCCGCGCCGATTGTCGGTAATAGCTTCCAGCCAGCACCTGGTTTTGGTCAATAA
- a CDS encoding YaiI/YqxD family protein, whose protein sequence is MQIWVDADACPNVIKDVLFRAADRTGMMVTLVANQPLKTPPSKFIRTLQVASGFDVADNEIVQRVEKNDLVITADIPLAAEVIEKGGIALNPRGERYTPDTIRERLNMRDFMDTMRASGIQTGGPNTLNQRDRQQFANELDKWLQQASKHRRNTLRS, encoded by the coding sequence ATGCAAATTTGGGTTGATGCGGACGCCTGTCCGAATGTCATTAAGGACGTGTTATTTCGTGCCGCAGACAGAACCGGCATGATGGTCACACTGGTGGCGAATCAGCCACTCAAAACACCGCCCTCGAAGTTTATCCGCACCTTACAGGTGGCTTCCGGCTTTGATGTTGCTGATAACGAAATTGTGCAGCGGGTCGAAAAAAACGATCTGGTCATCACCGCCGATATTCCGCTGGCGGCGGAGGTGATTGAGAAAGGGGGGATTGCGCTCAACCCGCGCGGTGAGCGCTATACTCCGGATACCATTCGTGAGCGGTTGAATATGCGGGACTTTATGGACACCATGCGCGCCAGCGGTATCCAAACCGGTGGCCCCAACACCTTGAATCAGCGGGATCGCCAGCAATTTGCCAATGAGCTGGATAAGTGGTTACAGCAGGCCAGCAAACACCGCCGAAATACCCTTCGTTCTTGA
- the maeB gene encoding NADP-dependent oxaloacetate-decarboxylating malate dehydrogenase, with product MDEQLKQSALDFHQYPTPGKIQVSPTKPLATQRDLALAYSPGVAAPCLEIAADPLAAYKYTARGNLVAVISNGTAVLGLGNIGALAGKPVMEGKGVLFKKFSGIDVFDIEIDELDPDKLIDIIASLEPTFGGINLEDIKAPECFYIEKKLRERMKIPVFHDDQHGTAIICTAAVLNGLRVVKKDISDVKLVVSGAGAASIACLNLLVALGLKPHNITACDSKGVIYKGREANMAETKAAYAIEDNGQRTLGDAMPGADIFLGCSGPGVLTQDMVKTMAPSPLILALANPEPEILPPLAKAVRPDAIICTGRSDYPNQVNNVLCFPFIFRGALDVGATTINEEMKLACVHAIADLALAEQSDVVASAYGEQDLSFGPEYIIPKPFDPRLIVKIAPAVAKAAMESGVATRPITDFSAYIEKLSEFVYKTNLFMKPIFSQAKKEMKRVVLAEGEEERVLHATQELVSQGLAYPILIGRPSVIETRLKKLGLQITAGKDFEVVNNESDPRFKDYWHEYYQIMKRRGVSQEQARRAVIGNPTLIGSIMVHRGEADAMICGTIGTYHEHYDVVEKVFGFREGAHVAGAMNALLLPTGNTFIADTYVNDDPTPEQLAEITLMAAETVRRFGIEPKVALLSHSSFGTSNCPAARKMRRTLELVNQMAPELEIDGEMHGDAALVESIRHNLMPDSPLKGAANVLIMPNMEAARISYNLLRVTSSEGVTVGPVLMGVAKPVHILTPIASVRRIVNMVALAVVEAQTEPL from the coding sequence ATGGACGAACAATTGAAACAGAGTGCGCTTGATTTTCACCAATATCCTACTCCGGGGAAAATTCAGGTGTCGCCCACCAAACCGCTAGCCACCCAACGGGATTTGGCGCTGGCCTATTCTCCGGGGGTTGCTGCTCCGTGTCTGGAAATTGCCGCCGACCCACTGGCCGCCTATAAATATACCGCGCGCGGGAACCTGGTGGCGGTTATTTCGAATGGCACGGCGGTGCTAGGGCTGGGCAACATTGGCGCATTAGCGGGTAAACCGGTGATGGAGGGGAAAGGGGTTCTGTTCAAGAAATTCTCCGGTATTGATGTGTTTGATATTGAAATAGATGAACTCGATCCTGACAAGCTGATCGACATTATTGCTTCGCTGGAACCCACTTTTGGCGGCATCAATCTGGAAGATATCAAAGCACCGGAATGTTTTTATATTGAGAAGAAACTGCGCGAGCGCATGAAAATTCCGGTGTTTCATGATGACCAACACGGCACGGCGATTATCTGTACCGCCGCAGTGCTCAACGGCTTGCGGGTGGTGAAGAAAGATATCAGCGATGTGAAGTTAGTGGTTTCTGGGGCCGGGGCGGCCTCCATTGCTTGCTTGAATTTGCTGGTGGCTCTGGGATTAAAGCCACACAACATCACGGCCTGTGATTCCAAAGGTGTGATTTATAAGGGCCGTGAAGCCAATATGGCGGAAACCAAAGCGGCTTACGCGATTGAAGATAATGGTCAGCGCACCCTGGGCGATGCTATGCCGGGTGCGGATATTTTCCTCGGCTGCTCTGGCCCCGGTGTGCTTACGCAAGACATGGTCAAAACTATGGCACCTAGCCCGCTGATTTTGGCGTTGGCGAACCCGGAACCTGAAATTTTACCGCCGTTAGCAAAAGCCGTGCGGCCAGATGCGATTATCTGCACTGGCCGTTCAGATTATCCAAATCAAGTTAACAACGTACTGTGCTTCCCGTTTATCTTCCGTGGCGCATTGGATGTGGGCGCGACCACCATTAACGAAGAGATGAAACTGGCTTGCGTACACGCCATTGCCGATCTGGCGCTGGCTGAGCAAAGTGATGTAGTGGCATCCGCTTACGGAGAACAAGATCTCTCCTTTGGCCCTGAATACATTATTCCTAAACCATTCGACCCGCGTTTGATTGTGAAAATTGCACCAGCGGTGGCGAAAGCGGCAATGGAATCTGGTGTGGCCACTCGTCCAATCACTGATTTTAGCGCTTACATCGAAAAACTGTCGGAATTCGTCTATAAAACCAACTTGTTTATGAAGCCGATTTTCTCGCAAGCGAAAAAAGAGATGAAGCGAGTGGTTTTGGCCGAAGGGGAAGAGGAGCGCGTATTGCATGCGACTCAGGAGCTTGTTTCTCAAGGGCTGGCATATCCTATCTTGATTGGTCGCCCAAGTGTGATTGAGACCCGACTGAAGAAATTGGGCCTGCAAATTACTGCCGGGAAAGACTTTGAAGTGGTCAATAATGAATCTGACCCACGCTTTAAAGATTACTGGCATGAATACTATCAAATCATGAAGCGCCGTGGTGTTTCGCAGGAACAGGCGCGGCGCGCAGTGATTGGCAACCCGACTCTGATTGGCTCCATTATGGTTCATCGGGGCGAGGCCGATGCGATGATTTGCGGCACCATCGGCACTTATCATGAACACTATGATGTGGTCGAGAAAGTCTTTGGTTTCCGCGAGGGTGCGCATGTGGCGGGCGCGATGAATGCGTTGCTGTTACCCACCGGTAACACTTTTATCGCCGACACTTACGTCAATGATGACCCCACACCAGAGCAGCTAGCCGAGATTACCTTGATGGCGGCTGAAACTGTGCGACGTTTTGGTATTGAACCAAAAGTGGCGTTGTTGTCTCATTCGAGCTTTGGTACCTCGAATTGCCCGGCAGCCCGTAAAATGCGCCGCACTCTGGAGTTGGTGAATCAGATGGCACCTGAACTGGAGATTGATGGCGAAATGCACGGTGACGCGGCACTGGTAGAGAGTATTCGCCATAACCTGATGCCGGATAGCCCTCTGAAAGGGGCGGCTAACGTGCTGATTATGCCTAATATGGAAGCGGCGCGAATCAGTTATAACTTGCTGCGAGTGACCTCTTCAGAGGGCGTAACGGTAGGGCCAGTGCTGATGGGGGTAGCGAAGCCGGTTCATATTCTGACACCGATTGCTTCGGTGCGCCGTATCGTGAATATGGTGGCGTTGGCGGTAGTTGAAGCGCAAACCGAGCCACTATAA
- the napC gene encoding cytochrome c-type protein NapC, with the protein MNETKKPGIIKRLWQWWRRPSRLALGTLLLIGFVSGIIFWGGFNTGMEMANTEKFCISCHEMKDNVYQEYMGTIHYSNRSGVKATCPDCHVPHEWGPKMVRKIKASKELYAKTFGLIDTPQKFEAHRLTMAENEWARMKANGSQECRNCHNFDNMDFTAQKTVAAKMHSKAIEAGKTCIDCHKGIAHKLPDMKDVPTGF; encoded by the coding sequence ATGAATGAGACTAAAAAGCCCGGTATTATCAAACGATTATGGCAGTGGTGGCGCAGGCCGAGCCGGCTGGCGCTCGGCACGTTACTGCTGATTGGCTTTGTCAGTGGCATCATTTTCTGGGGCGGTTTTAATACCGGCATGGAAATGGCGAATACTGAGAAATTCTGTATTAGCTGCCATGAAATGAAAGACAACGTTTATCAGGAATACATGGGAACCATCCACTACAGTAACCGCAGTGGTGTGAAGGCGACCTGCCCTGATTGCCATGTACCCCATGAGTGGGGGCCGAAAATGGTGCGCAAAATCAAGGCCAGTAAGGAATTGTATGCCAAAACTTTTGGTTTGATTGATACGCCGCAGAAGTTTGAGGCTCACCGCCTGACCATGGCGGAAAATGAGTGGGCACGAATGAAAGCCAATGGTTCGCAAGAGTGCCGCAACTGTCATAATTTCGACAATATGGACTTCACAGCACAGAAAACGGTGGCGGCGAAAATGCACAGTAAAGCCATTGAAGCGGGTAAAACCTGTATCGATTGCCATAAAGGTATTGCCCATAAGTTGCCGGATATGAAAGACGTGCCCACCGGCTTCTAA